Proteins encoded by one window of Nicotiana tabacum cultivar K326 chromosome 10, ASM71507v2, whole genome shotgun sequence:
- the LOC142165484 gene encoding uncharacterized protein LOC142165484, with product MVIGDFNAVLNADDRIGGKEVTWAEVVDFHNCVMECGLMNLPSQRNMYTWSDKHAEHRIFLKIDWIFINDEWLSTMPECASRFLTEGINDHCPAKVTLVEERQKIRRTFQFCNIWAKHFQFMRIVKEGWEINLEGCKMFKVVKRLKLLKKGLRALNAQAFNNILT from the coding sequence ATGGTAATAGGTGACTTCAATGCAGTGTTGAATGCAGATGATAGAATAGGTGGAAAGGAAGTGACATGGGCTGAAGTGGTGGATTTTCACAACTGTGTAATGGAGTGTGGATTAATGAACTTGCCATCACAAAGGAATATGTATACCTGGAGTGATAAACATGCGGAGCATAGGATATTCTTAAAAATTGATTGGATTTTTATCAATGATGAATGGCTTTCTACTATGCCAGAGTGTGCTTCCAGGTTTCTGACTGAAGGAATCAATGATCATTGTCCAGCTAAGGTGACCCTTGTAGAAGAGAGGCAAAAAATCAGAAGGACTTTTCAATTTTGCAATATTTGGGCAAAGCATTTTCAATTCATGAGGATAGtcaaagaaggttgggaaatCAATCTGGAAGGGTGCAAAATGTTTAAGGTTGTTAAAAGGTTGAAGCTGCTAAAGAAGGGACTAAGAGCATTAAATGCTCAGGCTTTTAATAACATATTGACATAA